A DNA window from Streptococcus mutans contains the following coding sequences:
- a CDS encoding acyl carrier protein: protein MTNEEIFDRISNLIKEQLHNEKIEVTVKTNIQEDLGIDSIALMEFIITLEDEFNLNIPDEDVEDIQTMGELVVYLSRRLKSS from the coding sequence ATGACTAATGAAGAGATTTTTGACAGGATTTCTAATCTCATTAAAGAACAGCTGCACAATGAAAAAATAGAAGTTACTGTGAAGACCAATATTCAAGAGGACTTAGGAATTGATTCCATTGCACTTATGGAGTTTATCATTACGCTTGAAGATGAATTTAATCTGAACATTCCTGATGAAGATGTGGAAGATATTCAGACCATGGGAGAATTAGTCGTCTATCTTTCTAGGCGTTTAAAGAGTTCTTAG
- the purC gene encoding phosphoribosylaminoimidazolesuccinocarboxamide synthase — protein MAKELIYSGKAKDILTTEDENVIIAQYKDQATALNGVKKEQIAGKGQLNNQISSLIFQKLNAAGVATHFIKKISETEQLNKKVKIIPLEVVLRNVTAGSFSKRFGVKEGIQLEKPIVEFYYKNDDLDDPFINDEHVKFLKLANDEDIAYIKAETRRINKLLSDWFHQIGLKLIDFKLEFGFDKDGKIILADEFSPDNCRLWDAQGHHMDKDVFRRGLGELTDVYEVVWEKLQELK, from the coding sequence ATGGCAAAAGAACTTATTTATTCGGGTAAAGCTAAGGATATTTTGACGACAGAAGACGAAAATGTGATTATTGCACAATATAAAGACCAAGCGACAGCTCTTAACGGAGTGAAAAAAGAACAAATCGCAGGTAAGGGGCAGCTTAATAATCAGATTTCGTCTTTAATTTTTCAAAAACTAAATGCGGCTGGGGTTGCAACGCATTTTATTAAAAAGATTTCAGAAACAGAACAATTGAATAAAAAAGTTAAGATTATTCCGCTTGAAGTTGTTTTGCGTAATGTGACAGCAGGCTCTTTTTCCAAACGTTTTGGCGTTAAGGAAGGTATTCAGTTGGAAAAGCCAATTGTTGAATTTTACTATAAAAATGATGATTTGGATGATCCTTTTATTAATGATGAACATGTGAAATTTTTAAAGCTTGCTAACGATGAAGATATTGCCTATATTAAAGCTGAAACACGTCGGATAAACAAACTCTTGTCAGATTGGTTCCATCAAATCGGACTTAAATTAATTGATTTTAAATTGGAATTCGGTTTTGATAAAGATGGTAAAATTATCCTAGCAGATGAGTTTTCACCAGATAACTGTCGTCTTTGGGATGCGCAAGGGCATCACATGGACAAAGATGTCTTCCGAAGAGGGTTAGGAGAATTAACGGATGTTTACGAAGTGGTATGGGAAAAATTGCAAGAACTTAAGTAA
- a CDS encoding ATP-binding cassette domain-containing protein, with protein MGKSGSGKTTLAKILAGYYTVSSGDSFLDGEKINYSQLRQLVTYVPQQSYVFTGTILDNLLLGAEEEVTDDRLMEVCSIAEILDNIKAMPLGFQTQISEDGGLSGGQKQRLAIARALLTRQPVLIFDEATSGLDRDTEEKVIANLSKLNRTIIFIAHRGSVSYYADRIVEIDSGEKIKDRINHRPFSFLMTTL; from the coding sequence ATGGGGAAAAGTGGTTCTGGAAAGACAACTTTGGCAAAAATTCTTGCAGGCTATTATACTGTTAGTAGCGGTGACTCTTTCTTAGATGGAGAAAAGATAAATTATTCCCAGCTGCGCCAATTAGTAACTTATGTGCCACAGCAGTCTTATGTTTTTACAGGAACAATCTTAGATAATCTGCTTCTTGGTGCTGAAGAGGAAGTAACGGATGATCGCTTAATGGAAGTTTGTTCAATTGCTGAAATTTTAGACAATATCAAGGCAATGCCTTTAGGTTTTCAAACACAGATTTCAGAAGACGGAGGTTTATCTGGTGGTCAAAAACAGCGTTTAGCTATTGCACGTGCTCTCTTAACCAGACAGCCTGTGTTGATTTTTGATGAGGCAACTAGTGGTTTAGATCGTGATACCGAAGAAAAAGTTATTGCCAATTTATCTAAATTGAATCGCACGATTATTTTTATTGCTCACCGAGGCAGTGTTTCTTATTATGCTGATCGAATTGTTGAGATTGACTCTGGAGAGAAAATTAAGGACAGAATAAATCATCGTCCTTTCTCATTTTTGATGACGACTCTTTGA